In Hoeflea ulvae, one genomic interval encodes:
- a CDS encoding endonuclease domain-containing protein, protein MSPSLNSPGALARARKLRHSMTDGEKRLWRDLREFKKLYGIHVRRQTPVGPYVADFAIHSARLIIEVDGEHHFTGPGIARDRKRDAWLAEAGYRVVRFNTGELAESFDACIEKILHELGLMI, encoded by the coding sequence GTGTCACCAAGCTTGAATTCACCCGGAGCTCTGGCACGGGCGCGAAAGCTTCGCCACAGCATGACTGATGGTGAAAAACGTCTCTGGCGCGATCTCAGAGAATTCAAAAAACTCTACGGAATTCACGTTCGCCGGCAGACACCGGTAGGCCCTTATGTAGCGGATTTCGCCATCCACTCCGCCAGGCTGATCATCGAGGTTGATGGAGAGCATCACTTCACTGGGCCGGGAATCGCGCGAGACAGAAAACGTGATGCGTGGCTGGCTGAAGCCGGTTATCGCGTCGTCCGCTTCAACACCGGGGAACTTGCAGAGTCCTTTGACGCCTGCATTGAGAAAATTCTGCATGAATTGGGGCTGATGATATGA
- a CDS encoding class II aldolase/adducin family protein gives MTTSAKVLPLESSDDSQLRIDLAAALRLAAYYDWHEGVANHFSAAVSPDGRKFLVNPRWKHFSRAKASELLLVDADDPDTMKRPDAPDPSAWSIHSAIHRRVPHARVALHLHPPYATTLAGLKDPSIKPIDQVTARFFNRLAMDMSFGGIASEEAEGERIAATIGNHSSVMMANHGVTTVAPTVAEAFDAMYHLERAARTMVLAYSTGQPLNVMNDELAESVAQEWDVYKDAEFSHFEEMKQVLDRENPGYAE, from the coding sequence ATGACCACATCAGCCAAAGTCCTGCCACTTGAGAGCAGTGACGATAGCCAACTTCGCATAGATCTTGCAGCAGCTCTCAGACTGGCGGCCTATTACGACTGGCATGAGGGTGTCGCCAACCATTTCTCCGCCGCCGTCTCACCCGACGGCAGGAAATTTCTCGTCAATCCGCGCTGGAAACATTTCTCTCGCGCCAAGGCCAGCGAATTGCTGCTGGTCGACGCCGATGACCCCGACACCATGAAGCGCCCGGATGCGCCCGACCCGTCAGCCTGGTCGATCCATTCCGCCATTCACCGCCGCGTGCCGCATGCCCGTGTGGCGCTGCATCTGCACCCTCCCTACGCCACCACCCTTGCCGGCCTGAAGGATCCCTCGATCAAGCCGATCGACCAGGTCACGGCACGGTTCTTCAACCGGCTGGCGATGGACATGAGTTTCGGCGGCATCGCCTCGGAAGAAGCCGAGGGCGAGCGCATCGCCGCCACCATCGGCAATCATTCGAGCGTCATGATGGCCAATCACGGCGTCACCACCGTGGCCCCGACCGTCGCCGAAGCCTTTGACGCCATGTACCATCTCGAGCGCGCGGCGCGGACCATGGTGCTGGCCTATTCGACCGGCCAGCCGCTCAACGTCATGAATGACGAACTGGCCGAATCCGTTGCCCAGGAATGGGATGTCTACAAGGACGCCGAGTTCTCGCATTTCGAGGAAATGAAACAGGTGCTTGACCGGGAAAACCCGGGTTATGCGGAGTGA
- a CDS encoding endonuclease domain-containing protein, which produces MRRPGEGVFATKPEPATRALARQMRKQPTDAEHLLWFELRNRQLNGFRFNRQVRIGPYICDFCCRNSKLIIELDDSQHALEEAKDARRTAWLTQNGYSVLRFWNDEVAFERAAVLETILAALEGRLKPPHPTQASAQLRFAVPSYPSPRRGEETEHP; this is translated from the coding sequence TTGCGGCGACCGGGTGAGGGGGTCTTCGCCACAAAACCTGAACCCGCGACCAGAGCACTGGCGCGCCAGATGCGCAAACAGCCGACCGACGCCGAGCATCTGCTCTGGTTCGAACTTCGCAATCGTCAACTCAACGGGTTTCGCTTCAATCGTCAGGTGCGGATTGGTCCCTATATCTGCGATTTCTGCTGCCGCAACAGCAAGCTGATCATCGAACTCGATGACAGCCAACACGCACTTGAGGAAGCCAAGGACGCGCGGCGCACAGCGTGGCTCACACAAAATGGCTACAGCGTCTTGCGGTTCTGGAATGATGAGGTTGCGTTTGAGCGGGCTGCCGTTCTGGAAACCATACTTGCCGCACTTGAAGGGCGCTTGAAGCCCCCTCACCCAACTCAGGCATCTGCTCAGCTCCGCTTCGCAGTGCCTTCCTATCCCTCTCCCCGGCGGGGAGAGGAAACAGAACACCCCTAG
- the hydA gene encoding dihydropyrimidinase produces MSTTVIKNGTIVTADLTYKADVLIEGGVITAIGPNLVGEKSLDATGCYVMPGGIDPHTHLEMPFMGTYSTDDFESGTRAALAGGTTMVIDFALPAPGQSLLEALTMWDNKSTRAHCDYSFHMAITWWGEQVFNEMETVVKDKGITTFKHFMAYKGALMVDDDEMYSSFSRVGELGGIAMVHAENGDVVAQLQQKLLAEGNNGPEAHAYSRPAEVEGEATNRAIMIADMAGTPLYVVHTSCEQSHEAIRRARQKGMRVWGEPLIQHLTLDESEYANPDWDHAARRVMSPPFRNKMHQDSLWAGLSAGSLQVVATDHCAFSTEQKRFGVGDFTKIPNGTGGLEDRMPMLWTHGVATGRLTMNEFVAVTSTNIAKILNCYPKKGAVLVGADADLVVWDPEKSKTISASTQQSAIDYNVFEGKQVKGLPRYTLTRGRVAVDDGEVKPQEGHGEFVKREPVTPTNKALSTWKEVSSPRKVERSGIPASGV; encoded by the coding sequence ATGAGCACCACTGTCATCAAGAACGGAACCATCGTCACCGCCGATCTGACCTACAAGGCGGACGTGCTGATTGAGGGCGGCGTCATCACCGCCATCGGCCCCAACCTGGTCGGCGAAAAGTCACTCGATGCCACCGGCTGCTACGTCATGCCCGGCGGCATTGATCCGCACACCCATCTCGAAATGCCGTTCATGGGCACCTATTCGACAGATGATTTCGAAAGCGGCACCCGCGCGGCTCTGGCTGGCGGCACCACCATGGTGATCGATTTCGCCCTGCCCGCACCGGGCCAGTCGCTGCTCGAAGCGCTGACGATGTGGGACAACAAGTCGACCCGCGCCCATTGCGACTACTCCTTCCACATGGCGATCACCTGGTGGGGAGAGCAGGTGTTTAATGAGATGGAAACCGTGGTCAAGGACAAGGGCATCACCACCTTCAAGCACTTCATGGCCTACAAGGGCGCGCTGATGGTGGATGATGACGAGATGTATTCCTCCTTCAGCCGCGTTGGCGAATTAGGTGGCATCGCAATGGTCCACGCCGAAAACGGCGACGTGGTGGCGCAGTTGCAGCAGAAATTGCTGGCCGAGGGCAACAACGGCCCCGAGGCGCACGCCTACTCCCGTCCGGCGGAAGTCGAGGGCGAAGCCACCAACCGCGCCATCATGATCGCCGACATGGCCGGCACCCCGCTATACGTGGTGCACACATCCTGCGAGCAGAGCCACGAGGCCATCCGCCGCGCCCGCCAGAAGGGCATGCGGGTCTGGGGCGAGCCGCTGATCCAGCATCTCACTCTGGACGAGAGCGAATATGCCAACCCCGACTGGGACCATGCGGCGCGCCGGGTGATGAGCCCGCCATTCCGCAACAAGATGCATCAGGATTCGCTTTGGGCCGGGCTGTCGGCCGGCTCACTGCAGGTGGTCGCCACCGACCATTGCGCCTTTTCCACCGAACAGAAGCGCTTCGGCGTCGGCGATTTCACAAAGATTCCCAACGGCACCGGTGGTCTCGAAGACCGCATGCCGATGCTGTGGACCCATGGTGTCGCCACCGGCCGGCTGACCATGAACGAGTTTGTCGCCGTCACCTCGACCAACATCGCCAAGATCCTCAACTGCTACCCGAAAAAGGGCGCGGTGCTGGTTGGCGCCGATGCCGATCTGGTGGTCTGGGATCCGGAGAAATCCAAGACCATTTCGGCCAGCACCCAGCAGTCGGCGATCGACTACAATGTGTTTGAGGGCAAACAGGTCAAGGGCCTGCCGCGCTACACGCTGACCCGCGGTCGCGTCGCCGTTGACGATGGCGAAGTCAAGCCGCAGGAAGGCCATGGCGAATTCGTCAAGCGCGAACCGGTGACGCCGACCAACAAGGCATTGTCGACCTGGAAGGAAGTCTCTTCCCCGCGCAAGGTCGAGCGTTCAGGCATTCCGGCGAGCGGGGTGTGA
- a CDS encoding ABC transporter ATP-binding protein, which yields MSTVISARNLDLTFETNDGPVHALKDISLDIAEGEFVSLIGPSGCGKTTLLRVIADLEKPTGGTVSVNGLTPEQARLARAYGYVFQQSALLPWRTIEDNVALPLEVMGLDKATRASRIASNLELVNLVGFEKKFPWQLSGGMQQRASIARALAVEPAMLLMDEPFGALDEIVRDHLNEQLLKLWAKTKKTVVFVTHSIPEAVFLSTKIVVMSPRPGRIHEIIDCSELGSDRSLDIRETSAFLKIAHQVREGLKAGHNYDE from the coding sequence ATGAGCACAGTCATTTCCGCCCGAAACCTCGATCTCACCTTCGAAACCAATGATGGTCCTGTCCATGCCCTCAAGGACATATCGCTCGACATCGCCGAGGGCGAATTCGTCTCGCTGATCGGACCCTCCGGCTGCGGCAAGACCACATTGTTGCGCGTTATCGCCGATCTGGAAAAGCCCACCGGCGGCACCGTGTCGGTCAATGGCTTGACACCCGAACAGGCCCGCCTCGCCCGCGCCTATGGCTATGTGTTTCAGCAGTCAGCGCTGTTGCCCTGGCGCACCATCGAGGACAATGTCGCGCTGCCGCTTGAAGTGATGGGGCTCGACAAGGCAACCCGCGCGAGCCGCATCGCCAGCAATCTGGAACTGGTCAATCTGGTCGGCTTCGAGAAGAAATTCCCCTGGCAGCTCTCCGGCGGCATGCAGCAGCGCGCATCCATCGCCCGCGCGCTGGCGGTCGAGCCGGCCATGTTGCTGATGGACGAACCTTTTGGCGCGCTTGACGAGATCGTTCGCGATCATCTGAATGAGCAACTGCTGAAACTCTGGGCCAAGACGAAAAAGACCGTGGTCTTCGTCACCCATTCGATTCCCGAGGCCGTGTTCCTGTCGACCAAGATCGTGGTGATGAGCCCGCGGCCGGGCCGCATTCACGAGATCATCGACTGCAGCGAACTGGGCAGCGACCGGTCGCTCGACATCCGCGAAACCAGCGCATTCCTGAAAATCGCCCACCAGGTCCGTGAGGGCCTCAAAGCCGGACACAACTACGATGAATAG
- a CDS encoding GNAT family N-acetyltransferase has translation MNSAQQSPAGAPVLRQATIADLPVCATIINDYIDATGWLPRTTDHAAVEALFVPSLLESRTMFVVEDHGDILGYLSMSDDGFVPALYLRPSARGKGVGRMLLDAAKAAHPSGLELTVFERNTDALRFYEREGFHEDPARRDDTTEEGIPTLWLRWPGGAQ, from the coding sequence ATGAATAGCGCGCAGCAATCCCCGGCAGGCGCACCGGTGCTGCGCCAGGCCACTATCGCCGACCTGCCGGTCTGCGCGACCATCATCAATGATTATATCGACGCCACCGGGTGGCTGCCGCGGACCACCGACCATGCCGCGGTCGAAGCGCTGTTCGTTCCCTCGCTTCTCGAAAGCCGCACCATGTTTGTGGTCGAAGACCATGGCGACATTCTCGGCTATCTGTCTATGAGCGACGACGGCTTCGTGCCCGCGCTCTATCTGCGGCCTTCCGCGCGCGGCAAGGGTGTGGGCAGGATGCTGCTGGATGCGGCCAAGGCCGCACACCCCTCCGGCCTCGAGCTCACCGTGTTCGAGCGCAATACCGACGCCTTGCGCTTTTATGAGCGCGAAGGCTTTCACGAAGACCCCGCCCGTCGCGACGACACCACCGAAGAGGGCATCCCGACATTGTGGTTGCGCTGGCCCGGAGGCGCGCAATGA
- a CDS encoding ABC transporter permease, whose amino-acid sequence MTERSFIHDRLVPVGSILLLMLVIWYFAAYSMNAPFQRDFDRRAGETRSNIEFLMKTMSQPKPTMPAPHQVAENLWKNTFTVKPWSKRSLVYHSWVTLSATLSGFAMGTALGVAIAIGIVHIPALDRSFLPWIIASQTIPILAIAPMIIVLLSAIGITGLLPKALISTYLSFFPVAVGMVKGLRSPDVLHLDLMRTYSASKMQTLWKLRIPASVPFFFTSMKVAIAASLIGAIVGELPTGAVAGIGSKLLAGSYYSQTVDIFAALIAGSIVAILLVTAVDVVGRFVNTRMGAKAQ is encoded by the coding sequence ATGACCGAGCGTAGTTTCATTCACGACCGGCTGGTCCCGGTGGGCTCCATCCTGCTGCTGATGCTGGTGATCTGGTATTTTGCCGCCTATTCGATGAACGCGCCGTTCCAGCGCGATTTCGACCGGCGCGCCGGCGAGACCCGCTCAAACATCGAATTCCTGATGAAAACCATGAGCCAGCCGAAGCCGACCATGCCGGCGCCGCATCAGGTGGCGGAAAACCTCTGGAAGAACACCTTTACGGTCAAGCCATGGTCGAAGCGCAGCCTGGTCTATCACTCCTGGGTGACGCTGTCGGCAACGCTGTCGGGTTTTGCCATGGGCACCGCACTCGGCGTGGCGATCGCCATCGGCATTGTCCACATTCCGGCGCTCGACCGCTCCTTCCTGCCCTGGATCATCGCCTCGCAGACGATTCCCATTCTGGCCATTGCGCCGATGATCATCGTGCTGCTCTCGGCCATCGGCATTACCGGGCTCTTGCCGAAGGCGCTGATCTCCACCTATCTGTCGTTCTTCCCCGTGGCCGTCGGCATGGTCAAGGGGCTGCGCTCGCCTGATGTGCTGCATCTCGACCTGATGCGGACCTATTCGGCCAGCAAGATGCAGACCCTGTGGAAGCTCAGGATCCCGGCCTCGGTGCCGTTCTTCTTCACCTCGATGAAAGTGGCGATTGCCGCCAGCCTGATCGGCGCCATCGTCGGCGAACTGCCCACCGGGGCTGTGGCCGGCATCGGCTCGAAACTTCTGGCCGGCTCCTATTACAGCCAGACCGTCGATATCTTTGCCGCGCTGATCGCCGGCTCGATTGTCGCCATTTTGCTGGTGACCGCAGTTGATGTCGTCGGCCGTTTCGTCAACACCCGCATGGGAGCAAAAGCCCAATGA
- a CDS encoding ABC transporter permease has translation MSVFRPNWQALMSLLASLYSLTALPFTESMSAASSLTVVAILLAGALVSMLQLSFAVQTAVLTLSSFGAAALLIAGLTDAFGTATAGYFAALIAAWLLGWRLVTVLSGDGSRGSEGRGSTLIVPALFGIWVVILWECIVRGAGVPFVLLPPPSAIGLRITTSTSILAADFKQTVLKAVLFGYVVGSLTGFLVAILADRFRFLASGLLPIGNMVSALPMIGIAPIMVIWFGFDWQSKAAVVIVMTFFPMLVNTLAGLTATSEMERDLMRTYGATHWQVLLKLRLQAAMPFIFNALKINSTLALIGAIVAEFFGTPIVGMGFRISTEVGRMNLDMVWAEIAMAAIVGSLFYGALALLERAVTFWHPSYRR, from the coding sequence ATGAGCGTGTTCCGTCCCAACTGGCAGGCGCTGATGTCGCTGCTGGCAAGCCTCTACAGCCTCACCGCCCTGCCCTTTACCGAGAGCATGAGCGCCGCCTCTTCGCTCACGGTGGTGGCGATCCTTCTTGCCGGCGCGCTTGTCTCGATGCTGCAGCTGAGCTTTGCGGTCCAGACCGCGGTTCTGACGCTCTCGAGCTTTGGCGCGGCAGCACTGCTGATCGCAGGCCTCACCGATGCCTTCGGCACGGCAACGGCGGGCTACTTCGCGGCCCTGATTGCCGCCTGGCTTCTCGGCTGGCGACTGGTCACCGTGCTGTCGGGCGATGGCAGCCGCGGCAGCGAAGGCCGTGGCTCGACACTCATCGTGCCTGCCCTGTTCGGCATCTGGGTGGTCATCCTGTGGGAATGCATCGTCCGCGGCGCCGGCGTGCCCTTCGTGCTGCTGCCGCCGCCCTCGGCCATCGGGCTCAGGATCACAACCTCGACCTCGATCCTGGCGGCCGATTTCAAGCAGACCGTGCTCAAGGCGGTGCTGTTTGGCTATGTCGTGGGGTCGCTCACCGGATTCCTCGTCGCCATCCTCGCCGACCGCTTCCGCTTTCTGGCCAGCGGCCTGCTGCCGATCGGCAACATGGTCTCGGCCCTGCCGATGATCGGCATCGCGCCAATCATGGTGATCTGGTTCGGCTTCGACTGGCAGTCCAAGGCCGCGGTCGTCATCGTCATGACCTTCTTCCCGATGCTGGTGAACACGCTGGCAGGGCTGACGGCCACCAGCGAGATGGAGCGCGACCTGATGCGCACCTATGGCGCCACCCACTGGCAGGTTCTGCTCAAACTGCGGCTTCAGGCCGCAATGCCTTTCATCTTCAATGCCCTCAAGATCAACTCGACGCTGGCGCTGATCGGCGCCATCGTGGCCGAGTTTTTCGGCACGCCGATTGTCGGCATGGGCTTTCGCATTTCGACCGAAGTGGGTCGGATGAATCTCGACATGGTCTGGGCGGAAATCGCCATGGCCGCCATTGTCGGGTCTTTGTTTTACGGGGCACTTGCACTTCTTGAGCGCGCCGTCACATTCTGGCATCCGAGCTATCGCAGATAG
- a CDS encoding ABC transporter substrate-binding protein, whose translation MKKTLGLTLALTMTLMAGAASAADKVTLQLKWVAQAQFAGYFVAKEKGFYDEAGLDVEIKPGGPDIAPEQVIAGGGADVIVDWMGGALAAREKGVGLVNIAQPYKKAGMQLVCPADGPVQTEEDFKGHTLGVWFYGNEYPFFAWMNKLGLSTEGGEDGVTVLKQSFDVQPLIQKQADCISVMTYNEYWQLIDAGYKAEDLIVFNYSAMGNDLLEDGLYAMEDDLADPAFAEKMVKFVEASMKGWEYAIANPEEAAGIVMDNGGQDENHQVRMMGEVAKLIDTPDAKLIPEAYERTAKALLDQGIITKEPEGAWTSDITDKM comes from the coding sequence ATGAAAAAAACACTCGGACTGACACTGGCACTCACCATGACACTGATGGCAGGTGCCGCGAGCGCTGCCGACAAGGTGACGCTGCAACTCAAATGGGTCGCACAGGCCCAATTCGCCGGCTATTTCGTCGCCAAGGAGAAGGGCTTTTACGACGAAGCCGGCCTTGATGTCGAAATCAAGCCGGGCGGCCCCGACATCGCGCCGGAACAGGTGATTGCCGGTGGTGGCGCCGACGTCATCGTCGACTGGATGGGCGGCGCGCTCGCAGCCCGCGAAAAGGGCGTGGGCCTGGTCAACATCGCCCAGCCTTACAAGAAGGCCGGCATGCAGCTTGTCTGCCCGGCCGACGGCCCGGTCCAGACCGAGGAAGACTTCAAGGGCCACACGCTCGGCGTCTGGTTCTACGGCAATGAATATCCGTTCTTTGCCTGGATGAACAAGCTTGGCCTGTCGACTGAAGGCGGCGAAGACGGCGTCACCGTGCTCAAGCAGAGCTTTGACGTGCAGCCGCTGATCCAGAAACAGGCCGACTGCATCTCGGTCATGACCTATAACGAGTACTGGCAGCTCATCGACGCCGGCTACAAGGCCGAAGACCTCATCGTCTTCAACTACTCCGCCATGGGCAACGATCTGCTCGAGGACGGCCTTTATGCAATGGAAGACGATCTTGCCGATCCGGCTTTCGCCGAAAAGATGGTCAAGTTCGTCGAGGCCTCGATGAAGGGCTGGGAATACGCCATCGCCAATCCTGAAGAGGCAGCCGGCATCGTCATGGACAATGGCGGTCAGGATGAAAACCACCAGGTCCGCATGATGGGTGAAGTGGCCAAGCTGATTGACACGCCGGACGCCAAGCTGATCCCGGAAGCCTATGAGCGTACCGCCAAGGCGCTGCTCGACCAGGGCATCATCACCAAGGAGCCGGAAGGCGCCTGGACTTCGGACATCACCGACAAGATGTAA
- the ade gene encoding adenine deaminase — MTDRLGDMIDQGAGKMPADIVLKGGRLFDLTTGALREGDIAICGDRIVGTLESYEGVETIDISGKIVVPGFIDTHLHIESSLVTPHEFDRCVLPRGITTAICDPHEIANVIGAAGIRYFLDCSEQTIMDIRVQLSSCVPATHLETAGARLDIEDLLEFRDHPQVIGLAEFMNFPGVLARDPICMAKLEAFQGDHIDGHAPLLRGLGLNGYLAAGIRTEHESTTAEEALEKMSKGMHVLVREGSVSRDLDALIPIITERNSPFLALCTDDRNPLDIAEHGHLDYMIRHAISKGVEPLAIYRAASISAARAFGLKDRGLVAPGWRADLVVLDSLEDCNAQMVFSAGRLVTDALFASRAVTEHVGIDSVRAPSLSAESFAVRRNRVATSVIGIVPGKIITEHRKFELPIENGETRGDLSRDILKITVIERHGRNGNITTGFVQGFGLKRGAIASTVGHDSHNICVVGADEADMALAANRLSEIRGGFVVAAEGEVLAEIALPIAGLMSDLPFEQVREKLTPLRAAAKQLGGTLDEPFLQLAFLALPVIPHLKISDMGMVDVDAFALIE, encoded by the coding sequence ATGACAGACAGACTTGGCGACATGATTGACCAAGGCGCGGGCAAGATGCCGGCGGATATTGTCTTGAAGGGCGGCAGGCTGTTCGACCTCACCACCGGCGCGTTGCGCGAGGGCGACATCGCCATTTGCGGCGACCGGATCGTCGGTACGCTGGAGAGCTACGAAGGCGTCGAGACGATCGACATCTCCGGCAAGATCGTCGTGCCCGGCTTTATCGACACCCATCTGCATATTGAAAGCTCGCTGGTCACCCCGCATGAGTTCGACCGCTGCGTGCTGCCGCGCGGCATAACCACGGCGATCTGCGATCCGCACGAGATTGCCAATGTCATCGGCGCCGCCGGCATCCGCTATTTTCTCGATTGCTCCGAACAGACCATCATGGATATCCGGGTCCAGCTCTCGAGCTGTGTGCCCGCCACCCATCTCGAAACCGCCGGCGCGCGACTTGATATTGAGGACCTGCTGGAGTTCCGCGATCATCCCCAGGTCATCGGCCTGGCCGAATTCATGAACTTCCCCGGCGTGCTGGCCAGGGACCCGATCTGCATGGCCAAGCTCGAAGCCTTTCAGGGCGACCATATCGACGGCCATGCGCCCTTGCTGCGCGGGCTCGGACTCAACGGCTATCTCGCCGCCGGCATCCGCACCGAGCACGAGTCCACCACCGCTGAGGAAGCGCTGGAGAAGATGTCGAAGGGCATGCATGTGCTGGTGCGCGAAGGCTCGGTCAGCCGCGATCTCGACGCCCTGATCCCGATCATCACCGAGCGCAATTCGCCGTTCCTGGCGCTGTGCACCGACGACCGCAATCCGCTCGACATCGCCGAGCACGGCCATCTCGACTACATGATCCGCCACGCGATTTCGAAGGGCGTCGAGCCGCTGGCGATCTACCGCGCCGCCTCTATTTCTGCCGCCCGTGCTTTCGGGCTCAAGGACCGCGGCCTGGTAGCCCCCGGCTGGCGCGCCGATCTGGTGGTGCTCGACAGCCTCGAGGACTGCAACGCGCAGATGGTGTTTTCCGCCGGCCGCCTTGTCACCGATGCGCTGTTTGCCTCGCGCGCCGTCACCGAGCACGTCGGAATCGACAGCGTCCGGGCGCCGTCGCTTTCAGCCGAGAGCTTCGCCGTGCGCCGCAACCGGGTCGCCACATCGGTGATAGGCATCGTGCCGGGCAAGATCATCACCGAGCACCGCAAGTTCGAGCTGCCGATCGAAAACGGCGAGACACGGGGTGATTTGTCGCGCGACATTCTCAAGATCACCGTGATCGAGCGCCATGGCAGGAACGGCAACATCACCACCGGCTTCGTCCAGGGTTTTGGCCTCAAGCGCGGCGCCATCGCCTCCACTGTCGGTCATGACAGCCACAATATCTGCGTGGTCGGCGCAGACGAGGCCGACATGGCGCTGGCCGCCAATCGTCTGAGCGAAATTCGCGGCGGTTTCGTTGTCGCCGCCGAAGGCGAGGTGCTCGCCGAAATCGCCTTGCCGATTGCCGGGCTGATGAGTGATCTGCCGTTCGAACAGGTGCGCGAGAAGCTCACACCGCTGCGCGCGGCGGCAAAACAGCTTGGCGGCACGCTGGACGAACCCTTCCTGCAACTGGCCTTTCTGGCCCTGCCGGTGATCCCGCATCTGAAGATCTCGGACATGGGCATGGTCGATGTCGACGCATTTGCATTGATCGAATGA
- a CDS encoding ion channel, with translation MKENLRHTLRRLYAGETLSAIRFQAALACIDLAIIAFFIFGPYLRTGENYLVLDYMIAAWIALELLVKAAIARRPRDWLLRSMTWVDLIILGTLLFPNLLYNFAFLRAMRIWAIGQSPLLKAGLRKIGQSELTDVIRASINVVVFLFMTTGFVYTFFFYRQDGTDGFVDALYFTVATVTTTGFGDIILPGTFGKLTAIVTMIVGISLFVRLAQAVVRPFKVTFRCPNCGLYRHDADAVHCKACGNILKIPDDGE, from the coding sequence ATGAAGGAAAATCTGCGCCACACCCTGCGGCGGCTCTATGCCGGCGAGACCCTGTCGGCGATCCGCTTCCAGGCGGCGCTGGCATGCATCGACCTGGCGATCATCGCCTTCTTCATCTTCGGACCCTATCTGCGCACCGGCGAGAACTATCTGGTGCTCGACTACATGATCGCGGCCTGGATTGCGCTGGAACTGCTGGTCAAGGCCGCCATCGCACGCCGCCCCCGCGACTGGCTGCTCAGGTCGATGACCTGGGTGGATCTGATCATTCTGGGAACGCTGCTGTTTCCCAACCTGCTCTACAATTTCGCCTTCCTGCGCGCCATGCGGATCTGGGCCATCGGCCAGAGCCCGCTGCTCAAGGCCGGCTTGCGCAAGATCGGCCAGTCGGAACTCACCGATGTCATTCGCGCCTCAATCAATGTCGTGGTCTTCCTGTTCATGACCACCGGCTTTGTCTACACCTTCTTCTTCTACCGCCAGGACGGCACCGACGGCTTTGTCGACGCGCTCTATTTCACCGTGGCGACGGTGACCACCACCGGTTTTGGCGACATCATCCTGCCCGGCACATTCGGAAAGCTGACGGCCATCGTCACCATGATCGTCGGCATCTCGCTGTTTGTCCGCCTCGCCCAGGCCGTGGTCCGGCCCTTCAAGGTGACCTTTCGCTGCCCCAATTGCGGCCTTTACCGCCACGACGCCGATGCGGTGCATTGCAAGGCCTGCGGCAACATCCTCAAGATACCCGACGACGGCGAGTGA